TGTAAAAgagattttttaaatctcaataAGGTTTCCCTggctaaataaatgttaaataaaaatgaaaatatatattctgcTCCCAAGCGTCAAATTGTGTTGGACTTGCAGCTCTCTGTAAGCCATATTGTCTGATACTGAGCCAGTCAGTGTGTCACAGTCTCAACGGGTGACAcaaacaaagactgacagatCTGATTAATCTCTGCTCTGTCGACTCAGTCTGTTATTGGCTCAGAAATACCTGCAGTATGGCACGGTATAGTACGGGGGGATAGAGAGTACCGGTGTCACGTGTTATTGGAGCGAGGCCTTTATTTTTACCATGCATTTttatgataaaataaataatattcactttttttcagtCATTCATTCTTTTCTTAATAAATAATCACTCCCTAATGCAAGGGTGGCAAACATCGCTGAAACCACATACATGTATCATCACTAGGGGCTTAACAGTACGCCTGAGATTACGGTTTGGTatgtaccttggttttaagttAACTGCTTAATTCATATTCAATACAGcaaggaaacaaaatacaaaaacactaCTGATCTTTTCTTGCAAGCGGAAACTGATTTAATTGtataatttaaaagaaacaacaacagcttAAGTCTAATATTTTTAAGAACATTCAACATTAATTGCCTTCTTTTCAGGAATAAATGGTGTAGACAATTACAACGAATTGTACAAAAATTGATTCAAACTCCGGGTTTTGTGCAATGGTTAAATTTAGAGGTATCAGCATTTTATTGCTAATATCCATTAgctttcatttttcattatatgttagcattaaggtagtgcaaattgtctttgttttgtgggagttttactgtaaacttcaacagcaggtgacaaataaacagcttgaagcaaacacGTTTTGCATCTTATCTGgagaattgtttgtttgtaagtaCCGGTACTGAAAACACGTGGTATCATTGCAATTTTGATGGCGTGGTATTGCTGTACTTTTCTAGTACCGGTACTGTACCAccctaaaaatgtcattttcattttcagcgGTGGGTGGCAGAAGCAAATCCGCAGGTAGAAATCTATCGTCACTTGGCAGAAACTGTACCCAGAATCCTTTGCTTGGGGCCCAGCGGCTGCAGTAGTAGGGAGGAGCAGAGAGAGGAGCAGAGGGAAGAACTGGCATGTCAGCTGCTCCTCTTGGCTCCCTTGGAGTGGCTGCTACTGGGTGAGGATCCAGTTGCAGGCCTTCCTCAGCTGCAAGAGAACAATCAGCCTTCCCCACTGTGCGGACACGTGTTCAAGGTGGGAGAGCCCACCTACTCCTGCAGGTAAAATACATACATGTTGTACCAATTACACTTTgaggcacaaacacacacatgcaagcacTGTTGGGTGGTGCACACACTTgtgattttacttttttgtgcCTTTATATAACCACTGCCATTAGGTAACTAGTGTTCAAGGTAACAGTAATCTGCCATGACCAAGGTACGAATTTAGAAGCATTCTTGACCTGCCGCAAACACAGTTGACATCGTTGAGTTTCAGTGTTACACAATTGTGACAATTCCCTGACCGTTCAAGGGAGTGCAGTGTGTCTGCCTTCAACTTCTCTGTACAACACCCCTGTGATTTGTACACTGATAACATGAAGGCAAAAAGTGGTGCTGTTACAGAAGAGTTATTTTGGGatccttcaaaatgtttaactttggggaaaaaaatatcatacCCTACCAGGCAGAACGAAATTGTACTGCATGGTTGAAAGggaattgaagaaaaaacagtAATGATGGTGATGTTGAGAGTCTTATATGAATGTCTTTGAAGCATAACTAACAAGATGGTAACGATAATAGATTTTCCTTTCTATTTATTCATCTTACAAGAAGACATTAAGGTGATCACAAACGACTCACTGGGTGTGTGACATTAGAAGTTCTACTGTACTGAATCGATCCTTGGGGGAAACTGATCTCTGGTAACAATTTTATGTGTTAATGTGTATGTTTGCTTTAGGGACTGTGCAGCTGACCCcacatgtgttttgtgcatgCAGTGTTTCCTGGGCTGCGTTCATAAAGATCATCGTTACAGAGTGAGTACACAAGACTCAGGAAATGATACGAGGAAATGTGTATgcaaagctgtttgagcatttatttgatatcctgatatccagcttaaggtccatgtactaggacatgctttgtcctcattaataagacaatataataaagaAGTAGAACGAATAGGATGCACCTATTCTATTACtatagtagaatgactgtcttacTGGCAATGTTATTTTCCAGGACTGCCttacactactgtatgacatttctgcacacaagtaggacaactttggcatactaaaGGGACAATTATAtgctactagtgaggcaaaactgtccACTAGTTGAGATCGGTGTGCTATTAGTGAAGCACTTGATTTTATCTCGCAGAATTCTGTAATGTCACTAAGCTTAAAGGCTTTTGCAAATTGGACAGCTGCTAGATGTGTCACATGATGCCGAGAATCCCGTTGATACACTGTCACGCCTCCTGTTCATCTGTTGTGATGATGTCATAGCCTCTAGGTGTgacaggtatatatatatatgtcggtGGGTGATGCTGCACTATCCTGTTTTCCTGGTCTGTTCAGGCTCATGATAACTCTGCTGACTCTCTTTTCTTGGCAATCAAGCACCATTCTATTAATGCCAGGAGTTATTAGGTAAAAGTTAATAGGGTCCAGAATAAAAATAGTGATAGCAGtagtaatcataaaaataataataatgataataacaataaatcaaaataaatcaacccTACCTGATGCTTGTCCACAGGACACagaaacacacgcgcacacatacaagttaaaaataatactgtaatgACCTAATAACTCAAGGCTGATAATGTCTTCTAAATGCAGCATTATTTTTCTTAGAGGTTATAGCTTCTTCTTTCGGTTCATCATTGGTCTTTTCTCCTTTTCGAAGAAGCTctccaaatacttttttttttttaactcatattTGCTAGCCTGTGGTCTTACTTTTTTACAGCAGTTGCACATGATTGGGATGACCAGTTTGAACAAGTTTGTGCATAGAGGTGCAGGCGGATgcatttgattttcaaaataaaacttctttCAGTATCTTATTATCGGtaaaattaatttttattaaatCTGTCTGTGCAGCCTGGTAAAAAGTGGCCCATGCACCGATACCGGTGGTTAGGGACCACTTATTTCAATGATAGTCAAGTGAAGCTCACAGGTCTCACTGTTGACTTCAGAGGACAAAACGTGTATGGCAATCGGGAGGACATCTTGAGGGTAAAAATGGTCACCCCATATTGTGGGTGTCTCAAAGTAAAGCAGACCCAGGCTTTCCTATCAGCTGTGAGAGGTCCAAGTTCAACCTGTCACCTGCACAAGTACCACGTTGCTTGTGACCTCCACCTTGGAGCCGACATCTGCTTGTCTTCTGCAGATGACACGCCtgactgtatgtgtgtttgtatgtgcatgCAGATGACCACGTCCGGAGGCGGGGGGTTCTGTGACTGCGGAGACACTGAAGCCTGGAAGAAGGGTCCTTACTGCCAAAAACATACACCGACCCCCAACAAAGACTCAGAAGCTGTGTGAACGCTATTATTTTCCCTACCAGTAGCGTGAAACCTTTACAATGACTATCATAAAATGCAAGACACTCTTTAAACTGGCGTAAAcccaacaataaatatttttttcccagataatattttatatttttgtatattccTTTAATGATTTATGTGAATAAAAACCAAAAAGGAGACAGAAAATAAAGATGTCAAATTGAGATGGGTCATGCACTGACAAGTAGGATCTACCTAGCAATCTGGTCCTCGAATAAAGCTTCCCGAGAAGTAATGCTCTCAATAAACTTTTTATGTCAACAATTTAGCTGTTATGACTCAACAAAATCAAAATCCCTGAAAATTTGAAGAGGATTGAAGAAATACAACCTTTAGAGCGCTGACAATTTTACTCTAAATGGCAACAGCATAGTGGTACCTAATGGTATGTAGTACTCTTAGAACCAAATGATAATGCTCTGTCATACTGTGGTAGCAACAATATGGTCCCAtaagaatttttgttttgtttcacacaAATAAGGTTAAACAACGACTGGAGCATATGTTCTATATGTTTTTCTCTGTGCTGTAATTATCAGCCTAATTTTACAAATTACAAGATATTTACATGATTAGGGTTAGGGCTAGATATTACCCGAATCAATAGTACTAATCATTCCAATGACGCAGCTTCTCCTATGAAACAATGGAAATACAAAcatcaaataacattttactaAAATGTATCTACTATGTACAGTACTTTTGATTTGATCCTGCATCTGTAGGACttatatttgtttatatatttataacaCAGAAGCACAATTCTTCAAACGTTCTAAAATGTGAGGAAGAACAAAAATTCTATTGAGACCCCAGTAGGAACGTATtatgttagcccactaggtgTACGCACTTGCTTCTGTAGTCTCAATCTCATAATTCTTAAAGTTTCAGAGAGAAAAACGAAATGATAACCGGTccaaaatacttaaaaaaaagttgggctCAAAGCTCCAATAGctatacatattttataaaaGCCCTTGACCCTTTGTCTCTGCTATTCATTGATTACAGGGATTACTTATGACATACGTCTGGTTATGACATACATTGTATCTGTTTTTTGCTGGGCATCGACATAAAAATATGCCTCAGCAGTATTTAATATCTCTTTGTGCCCCCCAGGACCCTGCAGCCCAGCTACCGGCTGATATGGTTGTCCGCTGTTACAACATTTTCTCCATCATCCTGAAGTATGCTGTGGATATGCTTACCTGGACACAAGAGGACCAGCTGCCTGCAGGCCTTGAACAACCGTATGCATCTTGCCTAACTCTTTACCTAACCTGAATCATATGTTTTCCCTGACGGCACCTATTTAACCACATTTCAATGCCCCCCCCACCTCATCGACGGAAACTTAAGCCTTGTGgggtaaatgtacagtattttagaaGCATTGACAAACTCGCCTAGTCACtggtttttatactttttttattttaaccatttACCTTTGTTTAtggatgtgtgtctgtgtgcagtgAAAGAGGAGACAACTACTACTGCATGCTGTTCAATGATGAAGTCCACACTTACGAACAGGTGATCTACACCCTGCAGAAGGCCGTCAACTGCAGCCAGAAAGAAGCCGTCAGCTTTGCCACCACTGTGGACAGAGACGTCAGTATTGATTTCGTTTACCCTTGAGCTTGTTTTCTCCTGGTAACACACCCTCACAACTGAGTCATATCATGCAGAGTATTACCCAACTTTTAATGATAGGGTGGCATTACAAAGTAACTTAACACAACAATAGTATATGATGCAGCAATTGTGCAATAATAAGTATATTGGAAGAATACAATAAACATAAACTGAGCAATAAGTGGTTGTTATTTATGTCGATAAAAAGACAACATTAGCATCTAAGTGGCCTAGTGGTGGTAAAGTCCACTGGGATTGAATCAGGGCTGAAATGTACTTTGTGTTCATTTACAGGGCAGGAAGTCTGTTCGATATGGAGACTTTCAGTTTTGTGAACAAGCCAAGACTGTTATAGTGGTGAGTTACTTAATTTTTCATTTGGCTTCTTATTTCTCATTTACACACCTAACTTGACAACAAACCTGTTACTGTTGACTGTTATATATTTGCCAACTTTATCCTCAGAGGAACACCAGCCGCCAATCGAAACCTCTCAGAGTTCAGGTGATGCACTCGTCTGTTGTCGCACATCAGTGTTTCGCTCTGAAAGCGCTGAGCTGGTTGGGACAAATCATTCAATATTCAGGTAGGTCTTTATTTGAACACCCATGCCTGTTTAAACCACTTGGAAAGTAAACattgttctttgtttgtgtgtgtgtgtttatatcaGATGGCTTGAAGAGGATAATCTGTCAGGTGGGACTTGAGGAAGGTCCAGAAGGAGAAAACTCATCACTTGTTGACCGCTTAATGCTCAATGACTCAAAGATGTGGaaaggtgttttgttttattttccaaattaataaTGAACATTTTCTCAGAATTCATTTGAGGATGAATCAGCTGGGAGCCGCCTGCTGGTGTCACATAAAATTGCTCTGGTTAATGATGCTCTCCCAAGAACGGTTTGGATAACTCTTGGTTTTCATCCCCTGTGAAGGAGCAAGGAACATCTACCACCAGCTTTTGATGAACAGTCTCCTCATGGACTTCAAGTATAAGAAGGTCTTTGCTATCCAGTTTGCCAAGGTAAAACATTGATGTAACACATTAAAGTTAAATGGATTTCACTTACCTCATGGCTGCATAGATACATAAATACCTCTTGTTTTGCATTTCTGATTGGTTATCAGCTTTCTGAGCACTTTTGTATTATTCAAGAAAGCATGTTATTGGTTCTAAAATGacttgttccatccatccatccatccatccatccattttctttaccgattatcctcactagggttgcgggcgggctggagcctatcccagctatcttcgggcgggaggcggggtacaccctgaactggtcgccagccaatcgcagggcacatagaaacaaacaaccattcgcgctcacattcacacccacgggcaatttagagtcttcaatcaacctactacgcatgtttttgggatgtgggaggaaaccggagtgcccggagaaaacccacccaggcacggggagaacatgcgaactccacacaggcggggccgggatttgaaccccggttcccagaactgtgaggcagatgtgctaaccagtcttctaCCGTGCCGGCATGACATGTCCCCCCTCAAAAAACACTACTGCCCAGTATGTTCAGTGCTGTTCCTGTAGCTGtttaaaagtcacattttgacCCTATTTTAGAACTACAGACGCCTCCAGACAGATTTCATGGAAGATGACCATGAGAGGGTGGTGTCAGTGACCTCTCTGTCTGTTCAGCTGTTCACCGTGCCAACAATGGTGAGTTCTCCTCTGCACTTACACTGACTATGTGCACTGGTGTCAAGAAAAGGTTAAGTAAAACATGTATATCCCTTTGTTAGTAattgtcttgtgtgctcatccAGATATTAAACTGTAAAGCCACTTATATACTAGTGGAGATGACAAGGTACCAAGTtgtattcttaaaaaatatttatttatttttattcaaaaaagtcAAAGACGTTTCAGGCTTATATAATCTGTTTTACTGATTGTcttttaatcaaatgttttgCTCTTATCATTTGCTGACAAGTAAGACAAGTTCGTAATAGAGCTAAATTATGTCAAAGAGTTTTTAAAATTAGCCTCCGTGTGGTGTGTTGCAGGCCCGGATGTTGATGGTGAAAGAGAACCTGATGACTACCATCATCAGGACGTTTGTAGATCATCTCCGTCACAGAGATCTGCAGGGGCGCTTTCAGTTTGACCGCTACACCGCCCAGCAGGCCTCCAAATTTGGACGAGTTCAGAGCCTCATTGGAGACCTCAAGTAACCACTAGATAATATATAtgctatttactgtatgtgcctaCAATACATGATGATTAAATGTTACCCTTTATCAAGCTACGTCAGCTCAGTCTGCTATACAGCTCAGACAGGAAACTCATAAAGCAGCATGCAGTATAATATAATTGGTATCTTAAAATGGGAGATTCACAAAAGCACAGGCTGACTTTCATATAGTAAATAGCTGTAGAGTAGTTACACGCCACAGTCCAACTATACACTAGATTGACGCCACTAAAACTGTTTTGTGTACGTCCAGGTATGTCTTAATCAGTCGACCCTCTGAATGGAGTGATGAGCTCAGAGAGAAGTTTCTAGAAGGTCTGGATGCTTTTCTGGAGCTCCTTAAGTGTATGCAGGTAATCGAGAGATATATCTAATTGTGCAGACGTAGACAGAATGCAGAAATTGTACGAAGCTCTTGTCTTTCAGGGTATGGATCCTGTAGTACGGCAAGTGGGGCAACACATAGAGATGGAACCTGAGTGGGAGGCAGCATTCACTCTACAGATGAAATTGACGCATATCATATCCATGATCCAGGAGTGGTGCTCCACTGATGTGAGACATCACATATTGTTGCTGTCCAAAGACAACCATGTTTGTTGACTTTCCAGTGGCAAGAAGACAATTACTCACAGTGATGTAGACACCACAAACAAATTACTGGAACGACTGAACGATTCTAAAATATTCTAAAAGTGAACTTAGGTTGGGGTTGTCTTTGCACGATGAGGATATGCAGCTTAACATTGCCTCAAtgatttttacattaaaacaacataaatgTTTCTTCCCTCATCCTGGGCCAGGAGCGTGTGCTGATCGAGGCCTACAGAAAGTGTTTGAGTGCAGTCAGTCAGTCTCACAGCGGCCTTCCGGACGGTGAGCAGCCAATAAGCTTGAGTCTGGCTTGTCACTGTGTGGAGACGTTTCGCTACCAAGTGTCTCAGGAAAAAGTGTCCATCCACCTACCTGTCTGCAGACTTCTTGCAGGTGAATGCAAACATGACTCACAAGTGACTTCTCAGACACATCTCACAATGTCAGTCTCCAGGATGCATTTTCCTTTTAATTAGTGAGGCACACTGGTAAAATGTAATGAATTGACCCAGCACTATTCCTTGTTGAGTCTAAAGATGTAATTAAAAGCTgtaaacaagaaaagaaaaagttcgTAGTGATTCTTTAAGAAGCTGACTTGACTTACGTTTGTTTTAATTGAGACAAAGGTTAACCACTGACTGTAAGACATGAGCACTGCACCCGATCAATATGAAGTGAGTGACAGATTTATAAGACAGtggacaataaaatgtttttcccaaCTTTATTATCTGACATTGGTTCATGGAACTTACACATAGTATTATGTATCTGATGCACCATTCTTCCCCAGGTCTCCATGTTCTGCTCAGCAGGACAGAAGTTGCTGCTCGCCTCCCTGAACAACTCCCATTGGTTGGTAataatttttgtgttaccaTCGGATATGTGAAGAGATTTAATTTGACTGAGTAAGCTAATGGAGAGGCCAACAGTAATCGTCTAGTGACAAACAACAtcctcacatacagtataataaactACACAATGTCCTCTTGTTATTAACTTGATCACTTGCTGCCTCAGCTCTAAATCACTGTTGGTGTCTGTTTGCTAATAGGGGGAACTCAGCCCCCCTCTCCTGATTGAACTCCCCCTGCGATGCCTGGTGCTTTGTGCCCAAGTGCTGGCTGGGATGTGGAGAAGGAACGGGTTCTCCCTAATAAATCAGGTCGAGTGAGATTCTGTCTCGAGTACCGGTTTGACTGTCTGTACTTTTGTGTGAGCCAGCTGCTGAAAAAATGCAATGTGTAGAGGAGAAATGGAGAATGTCATGTctgttgtttttcaataaaagtaagtAATACCCCTTTTTGGTTTCAGATTTATTATTACCACAATGTCAAGTGCAGAGTGGAGATGTTTGACAAAGACGTGATCATGCTACAGGTACAGACCTACTTAATTGCCTCCACAGACACACGGAATGCTGTCTTTTTTGTCATGTCTTAGTTGCTGTGGGTTTTAACAGGCTGGTGCCTCTATGATGGACCCAAACCACTTCCTGATGATCGTTCTTAGTCGTTTTGAACTTTTCCATATTTTTAGCTCTGCAGACTGCAGAAAGAGATACAGAGAGACGAATAAGGTTAGTTTCAGATTTGGACACACGGTTGTCTCTTGTTTTCCACTGCTTACTGGTACCTGcttactatttttttccacGTTACCCAGGATCTGGTCCAGCAGAACAACACCTTGATCGAGGAGATGCTACATTTAATCATCACGGTGATTGGTGCGTCtttctttcattatttatttatttattatattcatCTATGTATCTCAGAAAAGCAATTGAGAATTTGGTCTTATGGGATTTTAACGTTTGTTCGTCAGGTGAACGttacgtggcaggtgttggccAGGTGGAGCCATTTGACGAGGTCCGAAGGGAGATCATCCACCAGTTGTCAATCAGACCCATGGCTCATAGTGAGCTGGTGAAGGCTCTGCCAGAGAATGTAAGACGCCTAACCTTTCTGTCTCTTTCACTGCCTGTTTGTATGGATCAGTAAAGTTGAATCAAACACGGACAATCTGTCCACCTCATCCCGTTCCACTAACAATGTgtggcttgtttttttgtttttttttacatttccaccAAGCAATACAGTTCAATTCAtgtgaatttgttttgtctttcattGTAAGACGTTTGTGAGGTTACCAAATTTGATCAGTATCcaacactgtacactgtttgGGGGGCTTAAAAACtatacaaaaaactaaaaactgcagcagaaagtaaaaatgtacaaatactgGACACTTCCCATAAAAAATGCATTGCATGCAATAGCTACTGTATATGATTAAGCCCCAAAGTATCCTCCCACACTCTTTTAAACACGTCTCGACATAAACACATGACTaaatatacatactgtaaaataaGCAGTCTGCCTTGTGTTGCACCAAATTTACGGTTCCAAACCCTTGAACATGGGAAGCTAAACTGTGCCGCAAGTTTTCATCACACCGCTCCCcatattgtttttcaaactgtatttttatgagACTTTGCAGAATGttaaactttttcttttcttcagggGAACAAGGAGACTGGTCTAGAGCGTGTCATTGACAGCGTTGCTTCGTTCAAGTTAGTGTGTTTATTTAATTCACTTTTGAATGCACCCCAGTGGAgattaaatacaatacaatgtttTAAAGCCATCTCAATGTACAGGAAGCCGggagttacaggccgtggtctTTATGAACTGCGTCCTGAGTGGAACAAGCACTTCAACCTTTACTTCTACCATTACAGCAGAGCCGACCAGTCCAAGGTACACAAATGCCTACCACCGTCTTTCATTCAGTTACAGGATGTGGGTACTGCATTGTTTTAACAACACTGTGGGGTGTGCATACAGGCAGAAGAAGCTCAGAGGAAGTTGAGGAGACAGAGCGGAGAGGACACAGGTGAAAACTAGCATGGCGTACACTTGTTTTGGGGTCCGACAGAGCATATCAACTGAATCTGATAGGGAAACATAGTCAATaacatcaaatcaaatattCAGATGACGCATTGAAGGTCAATAGTATGTACAGGcttttaaacaataaacaaataaacaataaaaatattgtttattgttaGGATCCATACACCATCCATACACTCCATACACCTCCAATAAACATATTACACAGGCATGtaaacaattttgtccacgtaGATAATTTTTTCATTCTCCTTTCTACGACTTGTAACTAAAGGTTTAACAAAGATATGTTTGTGTGCCACCCAGCCCTTCCCCCACCGGTCCCTCCCCCCCTTTGCCCCCTGTTTGCAAGCCTGGTGAACCTTCTGCAGTGTGATGTGCTGCTGGCTGTGGAGGGTGCTGTGCTTCAGTGGGCTATGGAGCCCCGGGGAGGAGGCTGGACAGAGTCTATGCTGCAGCGGGTGAGACACACCATGAGTGTGGCAGAAGGGATAGTTGGGCTTGTCAAACTGAAATTAACCAGAAAACAGGAAACTTTAGATGTAAATTGGTTTGCATTTTCATAGGCATGGGTTTTGTACAATCCCCATGTACagtaaacaatatttgattctGGAACTACCagtaattaaatatgtttgcagACCAGATAATTTTAATAAGCGTCCAAACCAGAAGAACTAAAGATGTctatatgtgtgcatgtgcggcCACTGTATAGGCGCTCCATTTGGTAGGCATGGCTTTGCTGGAGGAGCAGCAACAGCTGGAAATCAGCAACAGCGAGGATGACATCAGCTTCATCTACACCTCAAAAATCTCACGTCAGTACAGACaaccacacatgcacacaaacatggaCTTCTTATTTGCGTGCATGGAATacaatgtgtgtttatttgtagGTCCAGGCGACGCTCCTAGTACTTCAGGAAGTGTTCTGGCTTTGCTGGAGAGTCTACAGAATGCTCCTCACCTTGAGGTTCACAAAGACATGATCACCTGGATCCTAAAGGTACGATATGTTGACTGAGTCTATTCTTTTGGTGTACACATGCCTTGTTGTCAAAATTCCGCCCCTTGCCATCTTTTCCTTTTACACAAACGCCCTCCCCGCTGTCctcaatttgttttaaattaaaatttattgTTTCTACAGATGGTGGCAAACATCAAAACCATTAGAGAACGTTCATCCTCAACCTCCACTGTTACCATCAACCAAGAACAAGGA
The genomic region above belongs to Phycodurus eques isolate BA_2022a chromosome 21, UOR_Pequ_1.1, whole genome shotgun sequence and contains:
- the ubr2 gene encoding E3 ubiquitin-protein ligase UBR2, producing the protein MAEAEPDRRALLPDLCSEFLNFSAKDIASRWVAEANPQVEIYRHLAETVPRILCLGPSGCSSREEQREEQREELACQLLLLAPLEWLLLGEDPVAGLPQLQENNQPSPLCGHVFKVGEPTYSCRDCAADPTCVLCMQCFLGCVHKDHRYRMTTSGGGGFCDCGDTEAWKKGPYCQKHTPTPNKDSEADPAAQLPADMVVRCYNIFSIILKYAVDMLTWTQEDQLPAGLEQPERGDNYYCMLFNDEVHTYEQVIYTLQKAVNCSQKEAVSFATTVDRDGRKSVRYGDFQFCEQAKTVIVRNTSRQSKPLRVQVMHSSVVAHQCFALKALSWLGQIIQYSDGLKRIICQVGLEEGPEGENSSLVDRLMLNDSKMWKGARNIYHQLLMNSLLMDFKYKKVFAIQFAKNYRRLQTDFMEDDHERVVSVTSLSVQLFTVPTMARMLMVKENLMTTIIRTFVDHLRHRDLQGRFQFDRYTAQQASKFGRVQSLIGDLKYVLISRPSEWSDELREKFLEGLDAFLELLKCMQGMDPVVRQVGQHIEMEPEWEAAFTLQMKLTHIISMIQEWCSTDERVLIEAYRKCLSAVSQSHSGLPDGEQPISLSLACHCVETFRYQVSQEKVSIHLPVCRLLAGLHVLLSRTEVAARLPEQLPLGELSPPLLIELPLRCLVLCAQVLAGMWRRNGFSLINQIYYYHNVKCRVEMFDKDVIMLQAGASMMDPNHFLMIVLSRFELFHIFSSADCRKRYRETNKDLVQQNNTLIEEMLHLIITVIGERYVAGVGQVEPFDEVRREIIHQLSIRPMAHSELVKALPENGNKETGLERVIDSVASFKKPGVTGRGLYELRPEWNKHFNLYFYHYSRADQSKAEEAQRKLRRQSGEDTALPPPVPPPLCPLFASLVNLLQCDVLLAVEGAVLQWAMEPRGGGWTESMLQRALHLVGMALLEEQQQLEISNSEDDISFIYTSKISRPGDAPSTSGSVLALLESLQNAPHLEVHKDMITWILKMVANIKTIRERSSSTSTVTINQEQGLEETMRDKDKAERKRKAEMARLRREKIMAQMSEMQKHFINENKELFQQSLEELEASTSADAEHSPSSSDPSCVSQVCIGPTRVARGAERRQLVTCILCQEEQEVKCHGRAMVLATFVQRSTVLSKKRCRALPNAERHDPLFIHPDLSMGIHTASCGHIMHATCWQRYFEAVQLKEQRRQQRLRGHTSYDVENGEFLCPLCECLSNTVIPLLPHTQTPDRSVDHPSLAVWLKTTNEEIAALHYAHRKPRSGAAEEAEVPVPEGFRLDFTPLNPFSSSIIEMITTFSMSTYKVGLKANPNEQDLRVPVLSWSTCAYTIQAIERLLMDEDKPLFGGLPCRQDDCLSAITRFSSACWMSASLNTVHTHFIRLFAALVPDPQVENTPSILDIDMLHLLVYSVLSYTSVHSLDKSGRNPLDSAHVHLLHLVTVAHLVQVLLTSNMEEVCMEQDSKGSEEEELTCQLYNTLRKHLGSVLPEVAPWQLWRCVKAGVSPFLRCAALFFHYLNSTAPPADLLGTGPGQWEALCSYLSLPSNPLQLYQSQQTLLEPLIHSWCCHSSVRQTLQEGRVIRFPRESNRLIDLPEDYSVLINQASSFTCARSGGDKSRAPTLCLVCGAMLCSQSYCCQTEVDGEDVGACTAHTFTCGAGLGLFLRVRESQVLFVAGKTKGCFYPPPYLDDYGETDQGLKRGNPLHLCLERYRKIERLWRQHGIAEVIGHAQEANQTLVAIDWQHL